One Alkaliphilus sp. B6464 genomic window carries:
- a CDS encoding YaiI/YqxD family protein → MKILVDADGCPVKDIILNVAKEYNIKLIMIKNICHDLYDDYAEIITVDQGKDVVDITLINHTKEGDIVVTQDYGVAAMAIAKRAIAINQNGWCYTDDNIDELLMQRHLGQEMRRKHKKYTKIPKRTRENDILFEEKFRELVANLAKE, encoded by the coding sequence ATGAAAATATTAGTTGATGCTGATGGATGTCCTGTTAAGGACATAATTCTAAATGTGGCAAAGGAATACAATATAAAGTTAATTATGATAAAAAATATTTGTCATGATCTATATGATGATTATGCAGAAATTATAACAGTGGATCAAGGCAAAGATGTAGTAGATATTACTTTGATCAATCACACAAAAGAGGGAGATATTGTGGTTACTCAAGATTATGGTGTAGCTGCAATGGCTATTGCCAAAAGAGCTATAGCAATTAATCAAAATGGATGGTGCTATACTGATGATAATATAGATGAATTATTAATGCAAAGACATCTTGGCCAAGAGATGAGAAGAAAACATAAAAAATATACAAAAATACCAAAGCGAACAAGGGAAAATGATATTCTATTTGAAGAAAAATTTAGAGAGCTAGTGGCTAATCTGGCAAAGGAATAA
- a CDS encoding MerR family transcriptional regulator: protein MEYTVRKLGNLAGISTRTLRYYDEIGILKPARINSSGYRIYGEAEVNRLQQILFYRELGLSLDRIKDIVASPSFDGANALKEHRENLLEKRKQLDLLIANVEKSIASVEGRIKMSDREKFEGFKQKMIDDNEKKYGKQIREKYGNETIDKSNAKLKNMTQTEYDEVTSLAEELNKTLAEAFKTGDPASELAQKAAELHKKWLTFYWIEYSKEAHAGLAQMYVDDERFTAYYDKDEPGTAEFLRDAILIYTGIEK, encoded by the coding sequence ATGGAATATACAGTGCGAAAACTAGGAAATTTAGCAGGTATTAGTACGAGAACCCTTAGATATTATGATGAAATTGGAATTCTAAAGCCGGCAAGAATCAATTCATCAGGATATCGTATTTACGGTGAAGCAGAAGTTAATAGGTTACAACAAATTTTGTTCTATAGAGAATTAGGGTTGAGCCTAGATAGAATAAAGGATATAGTAGCTTCACCTTCCTTTGATGGAGCAAATGCACTTAAAGAACATCGTGAAAATCTCCTTGAAAAAAGAAAACAATTAGATTTATTGATAGCTAATGTGGAAAAGAGCATAGCATCAGTAGAAGGGAGAATTAAAATGAGTGATAGAGAAAAATTTGAAGGTTTTAAGCAAAAAATGATTGATGATAATGAGAAGAAATATGGTAAACAAATTCGAGAAAAATATGGCAATGAAACTATTGACAAGTCAAATGCAAAATTAAAAAATATGACTCAAACAGAATATGATGAAGTAACAAGTCTAGCAGAGGAATTAAATAAGACTTTAGCAGAGGCTTTTAAAACTGGAGATCCAGCCAGTGAATTAGCACAAAAAGCAGCGGAGCTTCATAAAAAGTGGCTGACATTTTATTGGATAGAGTATAGCAAAGAGGCTCATGCTGGACTTGCTCAAATGTATGTTGATGATGAAAGATTTACAGCATACTATGATAAAGATGAGCCAGGTACAGCAGAATTTTTAAGAGATGCCATCCTGATTTACACAGGAATAGAAAAATAG
- a CDS encoding ABC transporter ATP-binding protein produces MLSTNIKTLKYFFKLTNRISKTYILKSILASVFKAWTPFLNIIIPKLIIDELLGGKSIKRLIIYVVVLTIGNLLLKIINNHFIRIMELARIDLFNKMDSYLGEKCVDMDFENIENPEVLDLKERAFFSIYNLDAIGRTLENASIIIYETITLLGLGYILAILNPIIIAVVLFIVFVNSFIFKKIEKIRFEDNQKAIFDNRAFGYFLRMTSDFSMGKDIRLYKVAPLILKKSKYFTDNLLHIYSRQFTAIGKYSGISNINMQIQMIFIYAYLAMGVIKETIGIGSFTMYANAVKNFSTSIMSLVNSIIEINQMCMYLELFIKFDSIESKNSRGSISTSNIKDFEIEFKNISFKYPNKKEYTLKNISIVIKTGEKLSVVGLNGAGKTTFIKLISRLYEPTEGSILLGGVDIKEYTYEEYMKLLAIVFQDFKLLSFSIRDNLSNKICEGRDDEEIIISCLDKVGFGDDLAKLNNGIDTNIYKNFDEKGIEFSGGQAQKIAIARALYKDSPIVILDEPTSALDPISEYEVYNSFNNLVKGKTAIYISHRLSSTRFSDRIAVFKDGEIIEYGNHYDLIKNEDSLYANMYNTQATYYVT; encoded by the coding sequence ATGCTTAGTACTAACATAAAAACACTTAAGTATTTTTTTAAGCTAACTAATAGAATATCTAAAACCTACATTTTAAAGTCTATTCTGGCTTCCGTTTTTAAAGCATGGACTCCATTTTTAAATATTATAATACCAAAATTAATAATTGATGAGCTCCTAGGTGGTAAAAGTATAAAGAGATTAATTATTTATGTTGTGGTACTGACTATTGGAAATTTGCTACTTAAAATAATTAATAATCATTTTATAAGAATTATGGAATTAGCAAGAATAGATTTATTTAACAAGATGGATTCATATTTAGGAGAAAAATGTGTTGATATGGATTTTGAAAATATTGAGAATCCAGAGGTGTTAGACCTTAAGGAGAGAGCGTTTTTCTCTATATACAATCTAGATGCCATAGGAAGAACTTTAGAGAATGCTTCTATAATTATTTATGAAACTATTACTTTACTTGGTCTTGGATATATTCTAGCCATTTTAAATCCAATAATTATTGCAGTAGTATTATTTATAGTATTTGTAAATTCATTTATATTTAAGAAAATCGAAAAAATTCGATTTGAGGATAATCAGAAAGCTATATTTGACAATAGAGCATTTGGTTATTTTCTAAGGATGACATCAGATTTTTCAATGGGAAAGGATATTAGATTATATAAGGTTGCACCATTAATACTAAAAAAATCAAAGTATTTTACGGATAATCTTTTGCACATATACTCTAGGCAATTTACAGCTATAGGAAAGTATTCTGGAATAAGTAATATAAATATGCAAATACAAATGATCTTTATTTATGCATATCTTGCTATGGGAGTAATTAAAGAAACAATTGGCATAGGGAGCTTTACAATGTATGCAAATGCAGTAAAAAATTTTAGCACTTCTATAATGTCTTTAGTAAATTCAATTATTGAAATAAATCAGATGTGCATGTATCTTGAGCTTTTTATTAAATTTGATAGTATTGAGTCAAAGAATTCAAGAGGGAGTATTTCAACATCAAATATAAAAGATTTTGAAATAGAATTTAAAAATATTAGTTTTAAATATCCTAATAAAAAGGAATACACTTTAAAGAATATATCCATTGTCATTAAAACGGGAGAAAAGCTATCTGTTGTTGGGTTAAATGGAGCAGGCAAAACAACATTTATTAAGCTGATATCAAGACTATATGAACCTACAGAGGGAAGTATATTACTTGGAGGTGTAGATATAAAGGAATATACATATGAGGAATATATGAAGCTATTAGCAATCGTGTTCCAAGATTTTAAACTACTTTCTTTTTCCATAAGAGATAATTTGTCTAATAAAATTTGTGAAGGGCGAGATGATGAAGAAATAATTATTTCATGTCTTGATAAAGTAGGATTTGGAGATGATTTAGCTAAACTCAATAATGGAATTGATACAAATATTTATAAGAATTTTGATGAAAAAGGGATCGAATTTTCAGGTGGGCAAGCTCAAAAAATAGCTATAGCTAGAGCACTTTATAAGGATTCACCTATTGTCATATTAGATGAGCCTACATCTGCTCTAGATCCAATTTCAGAATATGAAGTATACAACAGCTTTAATAATTTAGTTAAGGGTAAAACAGCAATATATATTTCCCATAGGCTTTCAAGTACTAGATTCTCGGATAGGATTGCTGTTTTTAAGGATGGAGAGATTATTGAATATGGAAACCATTATGATCTTATAAAAAATGAGGATTCACTTTATGCTAATATGTATAATACTCAAGCCACATATTATGTAACGTAA
- a CDS encoding ABC transporter ATP-binding protein, whose amino-acid sequence MKKERFKSIKNIFFVTKYIYLWKKSIFISIALYSIFYAISPFIWIFVPKLLIDELLGGKRIIVLIKILGLALITASTIGFLTEYLQGNFRMKMNAVRYNFIHMLSEKTMTMDFSYTEDPNTLNEINIALRTIQNPNNGIGIVILKLFSIFGSLIGFFAFATIIFKLSPIILSILVLTILMSYFIMIKAKNYERSRKDDLAKEEREVYYASSTLSDFQFGKDIRAYGLKNLLLSKKHESNKRMLKIVKAIQDYIFKASVLDTILIFLREVIIYSYLIYRVIYGGLSIGDFVMYSLAMNSFAVWMDSTMKDIATIKIQSLYISDFCNFLNKKKPKLNPNPKNIPGKENYEIEFRNISFKYPHSDRHILKDFSLHIKAGERLAIVGINGAGKTTLVKLLTRLYKPTSGEILVNGININDFDENEYLDLFSVVFQDIKLFAFNIKENIAFKDNDQEDNQLNDSIEKAGLKEKIDSLEKGILTNILKILDEEGIELSGGENQKLAIARALYKNGKIIIMDEPTAALDALAEYKLYKTFNNLIDNKTAIYISHRLSSTRFCDNIAFIENGELKEYGTHDELMKLGNLYANMFNIQARYYKEEESYA is encoded by the coding sequence ATGAAAAAGGAAAGGTTTAAAAGTATAAAAAATATATTTTTCGTTACTAAATATATTTATTTATGGAAGAAATCCATATTTATATCAATTGCTTTATACTCAATTTTTTATGCAATTTCACCTTTTATATGGATTTTTGTACCTAAGCTCTTAATAGATGAGCTTTTAGGAGGAAAAAGAATAATAGTATTAATAAAGATCTTAGGTTTAGCACTAATAACTGCATCTACAATAGGATTTTTAACCGAGTATTTACAGGGAAATTTTAGAATGAAAATGAATGCTGTAAGATATAATTTTATTCATATGTTAAGTGAAAAAACTATGACTATGGATTTTTCATATACTGAAGATCCAAATACATTAAATGAAATAAATATAGCCCTAAGAACTATTCAAAACCCCAATAATGGTATTGGTATAGTAATATTAAAATTATTTAGTATATTTGGAAGTCTTATAGGTTTTTTTGCTTTTGCGACTATAATATTTAAGCTTAGTCCAATTATTTTATCTATTCTTGTATTAACTATATTAATGTCCTATTTCATTATGATTAAGGCCAAGAATTATGAAAGAAGTAGAAAGGATGATCTAGCAAAAGAAGAAAGGGAAGTTTATTATGCTTCTTCCACATTGTCTGATTTTCAATTTGGTAAGGATATAAGAGCTTATGGTTTAAAAAATCTACTACTTTCTAAAAAACATGAATCTAATAAAAGAATGCTAAAAATTGTTAAAGCGATACAAGATTATATATTTAAAGCTTCAGTGTTAGATACTATTTTAATATTTTTAAGAGAAGTAATTATATACTCTTATCTTATATATAGGGTTATATATGGAGGATTGTCTATAGGGGATTTTGTTATGTATTCTCTAGCCATGAATAGCTTTGCAGTCTGGATGGATTCAACTATGAAGGATATAGCTACAATTAAGATTCAAAGCTTGTATATCAGTGATTTTTGCAATTTTTTGAATAAAAAGAAACCCAAACTAAACCCTAATCCAAAGAACATACCAGGTAAAGAAAACTATGAAATTGAATTTAGAAATATTTCCTTTAAATATCCCCATAGTGATAGACATATTTTAAAAGACTTTTCTCTTCATATAAAGGCTGGTGAAAGATTAGCTATAGTAGGTATAAACGGAGCGGGTAAAACTACTTTAGTAAAACTTCTAACAAGATTATACAAACCTACTAGTGGAGAAATATTAGTTAATGGAATTAATATAAATGATTTTGATGAAAATGAATATTTAGATTTATTTTCAGTAGTATTTCAAGATATTAAGCTTTTTGCCTTTAACATTAAGGAGAACATAGCTTTTAAAGATAATGACCAAGAGGATAATCAATTAAATGATTCAATAGAAAAAGCAGGACTAAAAGAAAAAATTGATTCCTTAGAAAAAGGAATTTTAACTAACATACTCAAGATCTTAGATGAAGAAGGTATAGAGTTATCTGGGGGAGAAAATCAAAAACTTGCAATTGCAAGAGCTTTGTATAAGAACGGAAAAATTATAATAATGGATGAACCAACAGCAGCCCTTGATGCCTTGGCTGAGTATAAGCTATATAAAACCTTTAATAATCTTATTGATAATAAAACCGCAATTTATATTTCACATAGACTTTCTAGTACAAGATTTTGTGATAATATAGCTTTTATTGAAAATGGAGAATTGAAGGAATATGGTACCCATGATGAGCTAATGAAGCTAGGAAATTTATATGCTAATATGTTCAATATTCAAGCAAGATATTATAAGGAGGAAGAGTCTTATGCTTAG
- a CDS encoding helix-turn-helix domain-containing protein yields MLHETRKNITGLLIKSNREKLGLKQEYLCKGICSISYLSKIEKGNIVPSEDITRMLFKRLGVNFNNDIEFVRNGKRLFEEISKANYFGIPVDKDKLEEIRKNKSLYLNSPLNIDYQLFELYDTLFEVKSTDILEYKEYMDNDQLYKAYLITGYVNEDINLLEEAKKINYTAYVINQIGYIKWLDGKYYEAIELFLEALNLAYNEGCIRLQIDICMILGNIYMDFHIPTMQKYYDKALTLLEFVKNDRLNYLIYYHMGIAYLSTDFSKSEEFLLVALRLCPMEDIDSIEKTYQKLCFLYLRYNKREDANISYKKLMETNKLKAVNDLIGIMVSTKDYTHSEEYLEKLINIYNTSKKYNKFSNTKFYGDFLIDAYKANRRYKDALLVTEYLYSNIHK; encoded by the coding sequence GTGTTACATGAAACCAGAAAAAATATAACAGGGTTATTAATAAAAAGTAATAGGGAAAAATTAGGACTGAAACAGGAATATTTGTGTAAAGGAATTTGCTCAATTTCATATTTAAGTAAGATTGAAAAGGGCAATATTGTACCAAGTGAAGATATTACAAGAATGCTTTTTAAGAGATTGGGAGTTAACTTTAATAATGATATAGAATTTGTTAGGAATGGAAAGCGATTATTTGAGGAGATTTCAAAAGCTAATTATTTCGGTATACCAGTAGACAAAGACAAGCTAGAGGAAATAAGAAAAAATAAATCTCTTTATTTGAATTCTCCTTTAAATATTGACTATCAGCTTTTTGAACTATATGATACCTTATTTGAAGTAAAAAGTACTGATATACTAGAATATAAAGAATACATGGATAATGATCAATTATATAAGGCTTACCTTATTACAGGTTATGTGAATGAAGATATTAACTTACTTGAAGAAGCAAAGAAGATAAATTATACTGCATATGTTATTAATCAAATAGGCTACATAAAGTGGCTTGATGGCAAATATTATGAAGCTATTGAGTTATTTTTAGAGGCACTTAATTTAGCCTATAATGAAGGGTGTATTAGATTGCAGATAGATATTTGTATGATACTTGGTAATATTTATATGGATTTTCATATACCTACAATGCAAAAATATTATGACAAAGCCCTTACCCTCTTAGAATTTGTTAAAAATGATAGATTGAATTATTTAATTTATTATCATATGGGAATAGCATATTTATCTACTGATTTTAGCAAGTCAGAAGAATTTTTACTTGTAGCATTGAGACTATGTCCAATGGAGGATATTGATTCCATAGAAAAAACATATCAAAAGCTTTGTTTTCTATACTTAAGATATAATAAGAGGGAAGATGCTAATATTTCTTATAAAAAATTAATGGAAACAAATAAACTAAAAGCAGTAAACGATCTTATTGGGATCATGGTTAGCACTAAGGATTATACTCATTCAGAAGAGTATTTGGAAAAGCTTATTAATATCTATAATACATCAAAGAAATACAATAAATTTTCTAATACTAAATTTTATGGTGACTTTCTTATAGATGCCTATAAGGCTAATAGAAGATATAAGGATGCTCTTTTAGTAACAGAGTATTTGTATTCTAATATTCATAAGTAA
- a CDS encoding D-serine ammonia-lyase, with translation MENKNSLLLDELKRLKETIWFNPKYKKFDQVKDTLPISYEDVLDTEERLNRFAPYIKIVFPASMDGIIESPISKISNMKKRMEKNYNKKIYGNLILKRDDLLPIAGSIKARGGIYEVLKHAEELAIANELLKYEDDYSILAEDRFKEFFSNYTIQVGSTGNLGLSIGIMSAKLGFKVVVHMSSDARQWKKELLRSKGVKVVEYASDYSKAVEEGRKLSDIDPNSYFIDDENSKNLFLGYAVGGMRTKKQLDDMGIAVDKDHPLFVYLPCGVGGGPGGVAYGLKLMYGDDVRCFFAEPTHSPAMLLGLATGLHDKISAEDIGLDNKTVADGLAVGRPSSFVGKIMEETLSGAFTIDDERLYSFLADLVDEEDIYIEPSALAGFLGPIFVSDFYKSENATHLCWSTGGSLVPESIRKEYYSEGKNSRNK, from the coding sequence ATGGAGAATAAAAACTCACTATTATTAGATGAATTAAAAAGATTAAAAGAAACAATTTGGTTTAATCCCAAATATAAAAAATTTGACCAAGTTAAAGATACATTACCAATTTCATATGAAGATGTATTAGATACTGAAGAGAGATTAAATAGGTTTGCTCCATATATAAAGATAGTTTTTCCAGCAAGTATGGATGGAATTATTGAGTCACCAATATCTAAAATATCTAATATGAAAAAAAGAATGGAAAAGAACTATAATAAAAAAATCTATGGCAATTTAATACTAAAAAGAGATGATCTACTTCCTATCGCGGGATCAATAAAAGCTAGGGGAGGAATATATGAGGTTTTAAAGCATGCGGAAGAGTTAGCTATTGCAAATGAATTACTTAAATATGAAGATGATTATTCTATACTTGCAGAAGATAGATTTAAGGAGTTTTTCTCCAACTATACTATTCAAGTGGGGAGTACAGGCAATCTAGGACTTAGTATAGGCATAATGAGTGCAAAACTTGGTTTTAAAGTAGTTGTACATATGTCATCAGATGCAAGGCAGTGGAAAAAAGAACTTTTAAGGTCTAAAGGTGTTAAGGTTGTTGAATATGCTTCTGACTATTCAAAGGCTGTAGAAGAAGGACGAAAACTATCAGATATTGACCCTAACAGTTATTTTATAGATGATGAAAACTCAAAGAATTTATTTCTAGGCTATGCAGTAGGGGGGATGAGAACTAAAAAACAACTAGATGATATGGGTATTGCTGTAGACAAGGATCACCCACTATTTGTATATCTTCCCTGTGGTGTAGGTGGGGGACCAGGAGGAGTTGCCTATGGTCTAAAACTTATGTATGGTGACGATGTACGATGCTTTTTTGCAGAACCTACCCATTCTCCTGCAATGCTCTTAGGTTTAGCAACTGGACTTCACGATAAAATTTCTGCGGAGGATATAGGTTTAGATAATAAGACTGTTGCAGATGGCTTGGCGGTAGGAAGACCATCTTCCTTTGTAGGCAAGATAATGGAAGAGACCTTAAGTGGAGCATTTACTATAGATGATGAAAGACTATATAGTTTTTTGGCGGACTTAGTTGATGAAGAGGATATTTATATAGAACCATCAGCTCTTGCTGGATTTTTAGGACCTATATTTGTTTCTGATTTTTATAAAAGTGAAAATGCAACCCACCTGTGCTGGTCTACTGGTGGTAGCTTGGTGCCTGAAAGTATAAGAAAAGAGTATTATTCAGAGGGGAAAAATTCTAGGAACAAATAA
- a CDS encoding aminopeptidase encodes MVNLEQNLEKYAELAVRVGINLKEKEGLLIAGNADTLPLARLVMKKAYEAGAKHVEFQLADDEMSLIRFKHGKDYVFENFPQWKVDSLEAMYKDNYHHLFIAAPDPELLKDIDGDLVAKSQKTASLAVSSVMKYRMTGFTKWCIVAMPSLAWAKSVFPDLDNETTIEKLWEKVFEATRVDRDNPVEAWQIHDNNIKKYRNFLNEKQFEKLVLKAPGTDLEVYLAEDRFWMGGSKDSQAGDPFVANIPTEEVFTTPHALKVNGTLKATKPLSLNGKIVDNFGFTFKDGKVVDFYAEKGYDVLEKLMENDEGAKYLGEVALVQNDSPISNTGILFNNTLFDENASVHFALGRAYAYAMIGGSDMTDEELKAKGANFSLIHVDFMVGGPELHITAYEKDGTEVELFKAGNWVF; translated from the coding sequence ATGGTAAATTTAGAGCAAAATCTTGAAAAGTATGCTGAGCTTGCTGTAAGAGTTGGTATCAATTTGAAAGAAAAAGAAGGTCTACTTATTGCAGGAAATGCTGATACTCTACCTTTAGCAAGACTTGTAATGAAAAAGGCTTATGAAGCAGGTGCAAAACATGTAGAGTTTCAGTTAGCTGATGACGAAATGAGCTTGATTAGATTTAAGCATGGAAAAGATTATGTATTTGAAAACTTTCCACAGTGGAAGGTTGACTCCTTAGAGGCTATGTATAAAGACAATTATCATCATCTTTTCATTGCTGCGCCAGACCCAGAGTTATTAAAGGATATTGATGGAGACTTAGTTGCAAAAAGCCAAAAAACAGCATCTCTAGCAGTATCATCTGTTATGAAATATAGAATGACTGGATTTACAAAATGGTGTATAGTTGCTATGCCTTCATTAGCATGGGCAAAAAGTGTATTTCCAGATTTAGATAATGAAACTACAATCGAAAAACTATGGGAAAAGGTCTTCGAAGCAACCCGTGTTGATCGAGATAATCCAGTAGAAGCATGGCAAATACACGATAACAATATAAAAAAATATAGAAACTTTTTAAATGAAAAGCAGTTTGAAAAATTAGTATTAAAAGCTCCTGGAACAGACTTGGAAGTATATCTTGCAGAGGATCGCTTTTGGATGGGGGGATCTAAGGACAGTCAAGCTGGAGATCCATTTGTTGCAAATATCCCTACTGAGGAAGTATTTACTACTCCCCATGCTTTAAAGGTTAATGGAACTTTAAAAGCTACAAAACCACTTAGCTTAAATGGAAAAATTGTAGACAATTTTGGATTTACATTTAAAGATGGAAAAGTAGTTGATTTCTATGCTGAAAAAGGCTACGATGTTTTAGAAAAATTAATGGAAAACGATGAGGGTGCTAAATACTTAGGTGAAGTTGCATTAGTTCAAAATGACTCTCCTATTTCAAATACAGGTATACTTTTTAATAATACATTATTTGATGAAAATGCTTCGGTTCATTTTGCACTTGGTAGGGCATATGCATATGCTATGATAGGTGGTTCTGATATGACAGACGAAGAACTAAAAGCAAAGGGTGCAAATTTTAGTTTAATCCACGTTGACTTTATGGTAGGTGGGCCAGAGCTACATATTACTGCCTATGAAAAAGATGGTACCGAGGTTGAATTATTTAAAGCTGGAAATTGGGTGTTTTAG
- a CDS encoding glycosyltransferase, translating to MDPLVSIIMPVYNCDKYIDESIKSILKQTYKNFEIIVLDNNSTDNTLKIVREIKDDRIKVIQLGSNKGLNASFKEGLSRAKGEFIIRHDPDDISLPSRIERQVAYLQAHKELGMVSCLIKCFTYDTDYINQCIFIDKIQNHNIDKESILNAIIGNFIPIIFPTLMIRKQLLDKIILSQLNQEFDDQIELLLELIKIGGVEKVNKVLYSYRRHNEAYHIVNQRGYEEHTRIAIENSDIKNYILYSKLYQNAKINKVSINLNQGSDIRILMLIDSLNIGGTETHVLNLVKSLIDKGIYVVVGTSGGPLTRMFEDSGIKIVKVPIKGDYISNRHLFGLLNTVKQIIDRENINLIHSHLFGSMSIANQIYKKCNIPYIVTLHGLFYPKDILYSTCINASSIIAVSEPVKEMICGQLGKRVKDKVIVIPNGINIQEQMKDKKDNTIRKRLNIPDDGIVITYCSRLAWNKTIAAENFIFSCHNLALQYENLYAIVVGDGSDSSIIKREVDLINNSIGRDLIHLEGASFDVIQYYLESDIVVGTGRVALEAMSCCKPVISIGNEGYVGIVSEEMKELQWKTYFGDHDAIEKPDIITLTKAIKSLLDKPKDRKKIGLWSKKWCKEMFDEDLVAHRTIELYEELI from the coding sequence ATGGACCCTTTAGTTAGTATAATTATGCCTGTGTATAATTGTGATAAATATATTGATGAAAGTATTAAAAGTATATTAAAGCAGACCTATAAGAATTTTGAGATTATAGTACTGGACAATAATTCCACTGACAATACACTAAAAATAGTTAGGGAAATTAAAGATGATAGAATAAAAGTAATACAATTAGGATCAAATAAAGGATTAAATGCTAGCTTTAAAGAGGGACTAAGTCGTGCAAAAGGTGAATTTATAATCAGACATGATCCAGATGATATAAGCTTGCCTAGTAGAATTGAAAGGCAGGTAGCCTATTTACAAGCACATAAAGAACTTGGTATGGTTTCTTGTCTTATAAAATGTTTCACATACGATACAGACTATATAAATCAATGTATTTTTATTGACAAAATTCAAAACCATAATATAGATAAAGAAAGTATTTTAAATGCTATTATTGGAAATTTTATACCGATAATATTTCCCACCTTAATGATACGTAAACAGCTTCTAGATAAGATTATATTAAGTCAGCTCAACCAAGAATTTGATGATCAAATAGAGCTACTATTAGAACTTATTAAAATAGGTGGAGTTGAAAAGGTGAATAAAGTACTTTATTCATACAGAAGACATAATGAAGCTTATCATATTGTTAATCAACGTGGCTATGAAGAACATACTAGAATAGCCATAGAAAATAGTGATATTAAAAATTATATACTGTATAGTAAATTATATCAAAATGCTAAAATAAATAAGGTTAGTATAAATTTAAATCAAGGAAGTGATATAAGAATACTTATGCTAATAGATTCATTAAATATAGGTGGAACTGAAACCCATGTACTTAATTTAGTTAAGAGTTTAATTGATAAAGGTATATATGTTGTTGTTGGAACTAGTGGGGGGCCATTGACTAGAATGTTTGAGGATAGTGGAATTAAGATTGTAAAAGTACCAATTAAAGGTGATTACATCTCAAATAGACATTTATTTGGACTGTTAAATACAGTAAAGCAAATTATTGATAGGGAAAATATTAATCTTATTCACAGTCACTTATTCGGAAGCATGTCAATTGCTAATCAAATATATAAGAAATGTAATATCCCTTATATTGTTACATTGCACGGACTATTTTATCCTAAAGATATCCTCTATAGTACATGTATTAATGCTAGTTCTATAATTGCTGTTAGTGAACCAGTAAAGGAAATGATATGTGGTCAACTAGGAAAGAGGGTAAAGGATAAGGTTATTGTTATACCTAATGGAATAAATATACAGGAGCAAATGAAAGATAAAAAAGATAATACTATAAGGAAGAGACTAAATATTCCAGATGATGGGATCGTTATAACATATTGTAGTAGATTGGCATGGAACAAAACTATAGCTGCAGAAAATTTTATTTTTAGCTGCCATAACCTTGCATTACAATATGAAAATTTATATGCTATTGTAGTGGGTGATGGTTCTGATAGCAGCATAATAAAAAGAGAAGTAGATTTGATAAATAATAGTATAGGAAGAGATTTGATTCATCTTGAGGGTGCAAGCTTTGACGTGATCCAGTATTATTTAGAAAGCGATATTGTTGTTGGAACTGGCAGGGTAGCACTTGAGGCTATGAGTTGCTGTAAGCCTGTCATATCTATAGGAAATGAAGGATATGTAGGCATTGTATCTGAGGAGATGAAGGAATTACAATGGAAAACATACTTTGGCGATCACGATGCAATTGAAAAGCCAGATATCATTACATTAACAAAAGCAATTAAATCGTTATTAGACAAACCAAAAGACCGTAAAAAAATCGGACTTTGGAGTAAAAAATGGTGCAAAGAAATGTTTGATGAGGATTTGGTGGCCCATAGAACGATTGAACTTTATGAAGAGCTTATATAA